TAGTTTGAAACCTCCACAAGAAAATAAAAATGAGGATAATGCCAAGATTAGGAAAGTATTATAAATAAATCTCATTTAAATTTTTTTACCAAAGATTTCAAAACATATTAAAAAAATTATGCCAATAGTGATAAATATATCAGCAACATTAAATATAAACCAATGAAAATTGTTAATATGTATATCTATAAAATCTGGCACCGCAGAGTAAAATATTCTGTCAAAAATATTTCCGAGAGAACCACCTATAATCATCATATAACTTAATTTTTCAAATCCACTAGATCTAAACATTAGCCAAATAATGATGACGGTTATTAGGCAAATAAAGATTGTTAGAAAATTATAATATAGTTTTTCATCAAAAGAAAATAAACCAAAAGCAATACCTTCGTTCCAAATCAAATTAAAATTTAAAAAAGATGTAACACTAATGCCATATTGTTCATAAGTTTCTGGAGAACTAATGATCAATAATTTACTAATTCGATCAATTAAAAAAATAAAAATAATTATAGAAAAATCTACTAAATGTTTTTTTAACATTTTATTTGCAATTTGGTCTTTCACATGGTGCACTTCTGATTTTCCAACATATTGGACATTTTTCACCTGTTGCTTTACTTGTTTCCACAATTATTTCATTAGTATCACCATTCTCAATTTTGACTGAAGAAGTTATACAAAGTTCTGATAGATCAATATTTTTTAAAAATTTCTGGTTTTCGTTATTCAATTTTACGATTAACGCAGCT
The DNA window shown above is from Candidatus Pelagibacter sp. RS39 and carries:
- the lspA gene encoding signal peptidase II, coding for MKDQIANKMLKKHLVDFSIIIFIFLIDRISKLLIISSPETYEQYGISVTSFLNFNLIWNEGIAFGLFSFDEKLYYNFLTIFICLITVIIIWLMFRSSGFEKLSYMMIIGGSLGNIFDRIFYSAVPDFIDIHINNFHWFIFNVADIFITIGIIFLICFEIFGKKI